One stretch of Micromonospora cremea DNA includes these proteins:
- a CDS encoding SDR family oxidoreductase yields METSGTAASRVWFITGASRGLGRAFTAAALAAGDRVVGAARDVSPLDDLAARHPGRLLTLRLDVTDRSAVFDAVGQAVQHFGRLDIVVNNAGALFAGMVEEFSEAEARAQLDLNFFGALWVSQAALRTMRAQGCGHIVQISSIGALGGFPSTGLYSASKFALEGMSEALAAEAAGFGVKVTIVQPGGYWTDLYTSSRATTPDPAYDPLRAELEKQWAEGSIDSEPRLAAEALMTLVASDDPPLRLLLGSMVYDLAFDISRRRMDTWAGWEKVSRRAEKAVPAPAAELT; encoded by the coding sequence ATGGAAACCTCAGGCACTGCCGCATCCCGGGTCTGGTTCATCACCGGGGCCAGCCGTGGCCTCGGCCGCGCCTTCACCGCGGCCGCGCTCGCCGCCGGTGACCGGGTCGTCGGCGCCGCCCGCGATGTCTCGCCGCTCGACGACCTCGCCGCCCGACACCCCGGCCGCCTGCTGACGCTGCGCCTGGATGTCACGGACCGCTCGGCCGTCTTCGACGCCGTCGGCCAGGCGGTCCAGCACTTCGGCCGGCTCGACATCGTCGTGAACAACGCCGGGGCGCTCTTCGCCGGCATGGTCGAGGAATTCAGCGAAGCCGAGGCCCGTGCTCAACTGGACCTCAACTTCTTCGGCGCGCTCTGGGTCAGCCAGGCCGCCCTGCGGACGATGCGGGCCCAGGGCTGCGGGCACATCGTGCAGATCTCCAGCATCGGTGCGCTCGGCGGTTTCCCCAGCACCGGCCTCTACAGCGCCAGCAAGTTCGCGCTGGAGGGCATGAGCGAGGCGCTGGCCGCCGAGGCCGCCGGGTTCGGGGTCAAGGTCACCATTGTCCAGCCGGGTGGCTACTGGACGGACCTCTACACCAGCAGCAGGGCGACCACCCCGGACCCGGCCTACGATCCACTGCGCGCGGAGTTGGAGAAGCAGTGGGCGGAAGGGTCGATCGACAGCGAACCACGGCTGGCCGCCGAGGCGCTGATGACGCTGGTCGCCAGCGACGACCCGCCGCTGCGGCTACTGCTGGGCAGCATGGTCTACGACCTCGCCTTCGACATCTCCCGCCGGCGCATGGACACCTGGGCCGGCTGGGAGAAGGTGAGTCGTCGGGCGGAGAAGGCCGTCCCGGCACCGGCCGCCGAGCTGACCTGA
- a CDS encoding peptidylprolyl isomerase produces the protein MSSELEPRSGVAAPRRSVRALNRLAGVTVLAGALVAGASAAAVAAPRPTVDAVTASAAPSAATDAATRPPRTTHGPCAYTETPDEPAARPVPLPPDPRRTPDRGTVRVTLATNHGPIGMTLDRAAAPCTVQSFLHLVRKHFYDRTSCHRLTAYPTLSVLQCGDPSGTGSGGPGYRYADELPTDLPPAPTDPTGERRLYARGTLAMANAGPDTNGSQFFLVYADSALRPNYTVFGSVDRAGLATLDRIAAGGVAPTEEDPAPVDGAPALPVDIRKALRHHHR, from the coding sequence TTGTCGAGTGAACTCGAACCGCGGTCCGGCGTGGCGGCACCCCGCCGGTCGGTGCGCGCGCTGAACCGCCTCGCGGGGGTGACGGTGCTCGCCGGCGCGCTGGTCGCCGGCGCGTCCGCCGCCGCCGTCGCCGCACCGCGCCCGACCGTCGACGCGGTGACCGCCTCCGCCGCGCCGTCGGCCGCCACCGATGCCGCCACCCGCCCGCCGCGCACCACGCACGGCCCGTGCGCGTACACCGAGACGCCCGACGAGCCGGCTGCCCGGCCGGTGCCACTGCCGCCCGACCCGCGGCGTACGCCGGACCGGGGAACGGTCCGGGTGACGCTGGCGACCAACCACGGGCCGATCGGGATGACCCTGGACCGGGCGGCCGCGCCGTGCACGGTGCAGAGCTTCCTGCACCTGGTCCGCAAGCACTTCTACGACCGGACATCCTGCCACCGGCTCACCGCGTACCCCACGCTCAGCGTGCTGCAGTGCGGGGATCCGTCCGGAACCGGTTCGGGCGGGCCCGGCTACCGCTACGCCGACGAGCTGCCGACCGACCTGCCGCCGGCGCCCACCGACCCGACGGGCGAGCGCCGCCTCTACGCCCGGGGCACGCTCGCCATGGCCAACGCCGGCCCGGACACCAACGGCAGCCAGTTCTTCCTGGTCTACGCCGACTCGGCGCTGCGGCCGAACTACACCGTCTTCGGCTCGGTGGACCGGGCCGGGCTGGCCACGCTCGACCGGATCGCGGCGGGGGGAGTGGCCCCGACCGAGGAGGACCCGGCGCCCGTCGACGGCGCGCCCGCGCTACCGGTCGACATCCGCAAGGCCCTGCGGCACCACCACCGCTGA
- a CDS encoding protein-tyrosine phosphatase family protein — protein MTVDQPWSQQSGVLVLPSGAAVRGRRIAAEVDSPADFALLLAPGPEPAWAHRRIRWPDFWVPLDRADALDALRATLRRAHDGERVEVACRGGVGRTGTALAALAILDGLPADRAVPWVRAGYHPKAVETPWQRRWLRRIA, from the coding sequence GTGACTGTCGATCAGCCCTGGTCCCAGCAGTCGGGTGTGCTCGTCCTGCCCAGCGGCGCGGCGGTGCGCGGACGGCGCATCGCAGCGGAGGTCGACTCACCCGCCGACTTCGCTCTGCTGTTGGCGCCCGGCCCGGAGCCGGCCTGGGCGCACCGGCGGATCCGGTGGCCCGACTTCTGGGTCCCCCTCGATCGGGCGGACGCGCTCGACGCCCTGCGGGCGACGCTGCGCCGGGCGCACGACGGTGAGCGGGTGGAGGTGGCCTGCCGGGGCGGGGTGGGGCGTACCGGTACGGCGTTGGCCGCGCTGGCGATCCTCGACGGCCTGCCGGCCGACCGGGCGGTGCCGTGGGTGCGGGCGGGCTACCACCCGAAGGCGGTGGAGACCCCGTGGCAGCGGCGCTGGCTGCGCCGGATCGCCTGA
- a CDS encoding D-alanyl-D-alanine carboxypeptidase family protein has product MRAALLAVTASAALLAPAPVTAAASAAAATTVRCPRAPAPAVSRPPRPSPPPAVPEQQVVGGAGLATSGLVVPASVGAPPAVTATSWLVADLDTGQVLGGCGPHEYGTPASVQKLLLAATMLPRLDPKQTVTVTAADMDIEPGSSAVGLVEGGRYTIETVWLGLLLNSGNEAANVLARLGGGADGAAGGVRAMNEQAHRLGALQTHAVTASGLDGRGQFTSAYDLALIARACFAEPNFRRYALTEQTQIPAQPAQRTKGFQIQNENQLIYRYPGALGGKTGFTDLARHTYVGAAQRDGRRLVVTLLGAEPAPMRGWEQGAALLDWGFTLPRDAAVGRLVEPGELMATPSAAPSELAEPGTPRPAAAHGPVRSGSGWLWSVTALSGAGVLLLGGLLWWRRRQLP; this is encoded by the coding sequence ATGAGAGCTGCGCTGCTGGCGGTCACGGCGTCCGCCGCCCTGCTCGCTCCGGCGCCGGTCACCGCCGCCGCGAGCGCCGCCGCCGCGACGACCGTGCGGTGCCCCAGGGCGCCGGCGCCTGCGGTGTCCCGGCCGCCCCGGCCCTCGCCTCCGCCCGCCGTGCCGGAGCAACAGGTGGTCGGCGGCGCCGGGCTGGCCACCAGCGGCCTGGTCGTGCCGGCCAGCGTCGGCGCGCCACCGGCGGTCACCGCCACCTCGTGGCTGGTCGCCGACCTGGACACCGGCCAGGTGCTCGGTGGCTGCGGCCCGCACGAGTACGGCACCCCGGCCAGCGTGCAGAAGCTGCTGCTGGCGGCCACGATGCTGCCCCGGCTGGATCCGAAGCAGACGGTCACCGTCACCGCGGCGGACATGGACATCGAGCCCGGGTCCTCCGCCGTCGGCCTGGTCGAGGGCGGCCGGTACACCATCGAGACGGTCTGGCTGGGGTTGCTGCTCAACTCCGGCAACGAGGCGGCGAACGTGCTGGCCCGGCTGGGCGGCGGGGCGGACGGCGCGGCCGGCGGGGTACGCGCCATGAACGAGCAGGCGCACCGGCTCGGCGCACTTCAGACGCACGCGGTCACCGCCTCCGGGCTGGACGGCAGGGGGCAGTTCACCAGTGCGTACGACCTGGCGCTGATCGCCCGGGCCTGCTTCGCCGAGCCGAACTTCCGCCGGTACGCGCTCACCGAGCAGACGCAGATCCCGGCCCAGCCGGCGCAGCGCACCAAGGGTTTCCAGATCCAGAACGAGAACCAGCTCATCTACCGGTACCCGGGCGCGCTCGGCGGCAAGACGGGCTTCACCGATCTGGCCCGGCACACCTACGTCGGGGCGGCGCAGCGTGACGGGCGGCGGCTGGTGGTGACCCTGCTGGGCGCCGAGCCGGCGCCGATGCGCGGCTGGGAGCAGGGTGCGGCCCTGTTGGACTGGGGCTTCACGCTGCCCCGCGACGCCGCCGTCGGCCGGCTGGTCGAGCCGGGCGAGTTGATGGCCACCCCGTCGGCCGCGCCATCCGAGCTGGCCGAGCCCGGTACGCCCCGGCCGGCGGCGGCCCACGGTCCGGTGCGCTCCGGGTCGGGGTGGCTCTGGTCGGTGACCGCGCTGAGCGGCGCCGGCGTGCTGCTGCTGGGCGGGCTGCTGTGGTGGCGCCGCCGCCAGTTGCCCTGA
- a CDS encoding MerR family transcriptional regulator encodes MDTAPKDRLRAVDLAATVGISVQQVRNYVEVGVLPPVRRTPSGYRIFTTEHARALTVARRLAEGHGWSRTREIMAAVHRGDLPAALAALDGGHAELDRERAEIRRVLGAFETVLASPAATRPAPRRGARIGEVAALVGVRTSQLRLWEQRGLLRPGRTPGTKYRVYDEAELRAAQVVALLRRGAYPFDIITAVLAELRTTGSAQRVRAELGRREQELYARSLRRLRGSAALHDYLSDRGATTWSAGQPVPTGDLVG; translated from the coding sequence GTGGACACCGCACCGAAGGACCGCCTGCGGGCGGTGGACCTGGCCGCCACCGTCGGGATCTCGGTGCAGCAGGTGCGCAACTACGTCGAGGTGGGCGTGCTGCCGCCGGTCCGGCGCACCCCGAGCGGCTATCGGATCTTCACCACCGAGCACGCCCGGGCGCTGACCGTGGCGCGGCGACTGGCCGAGGGGCACGGCTGGAGCCGTACCCGGGAGATCATGGCGGCGGTGCACCGGGGTGACCTGCCGGCGGCCCTGGCGGCGCTCGACGGCGGCCACGCCGAGCTGGACCGGGAGCGCGCCGAGATTCGCCGGGTGCTCGGCGCCTTCGAGACCGTGCTGGCCAGCCCCGCGGCGACCCGACCGGCGCCACGCCGCGGCGCCCGCATCGGTGAGGTCGCCGCCCTGGTCGGGGTCCGGACCTCGCAGCTACGGCTGTGGGAGCAGCGCGGCCTGCTCCGGCCGGGCCGCACGCCGGGCACGAAGTACCGGGTGTACGACGAGGCCGAGTTACGCGCCGCGCAGGTGGTCGCGCTGCTGCGCCGGGGCGCGTACCCGTTCGACATCATCACGGCGGTGCTGGCCGAGCTGCGCACCACCGGCAGCGCCCAGCGGGTCCGTGCCGAGCTGGGCCGCCGTGAGCAGGAGCTGTACGCCCGCAGCCTGCGTCGGCTGCGGGGAAGCGCCGCGCTGCACGACTACCTGAGCGATCGGGGCGCTACCACATGGTCGGCCGGCCAACCGGTCCCAACGGGCGATCTTGTTGGCTAG
- a CDS encoding alpha/beta fold hydrolase — translation MTTTQTHTLAVPGVDLVYDVRGPLPPSGGRPALLMIGQPMTAEGFTALAAHFTDRTVVTYDPRGLGRSIRTDGRSDHTPQQQAADLHLLIEALDAGPVDVFASSGGAVTALELVATHPGDVVTLVAHEPPINAVLPDATAAERARAGFYEAYQAKGTGAGMAAFIAMTSWQGEFTDAYFAQPAPDPAMFGMSTDDDGTRDDPLLSQSSWAITDYRPDAGRLTAAPTRIVIAVGEESAGTYTARTALGTAALLGQEAVVFPSHHGGFLGGEFGYAGKPEEFAARLREVLDAG, via the coding sequence ATGACGACAACGCAGACACACACCCTCGCCGTACCCGGCGTCGACCTGGTCTACGACGTCCGCGGCCCGCTACCCCCGTCCGGTGGGCGTCCCGCGCTGCTCATGATCGGGCAGCCGATGACGGCGGAGGGCTTCACCGCGCTGGCCGCACACTTCACCGACCGGACGGTTGTCACCTACGACCCGCGTGGCCTGGGCCGCAGCATCCGCACGGACGGCCGGTCCGACCACACGCCGCAGCAGCAGGCGGCCGACCTGCACCTGCTGATCGAGGCGCTCGACGCCGGTCCGGTCGACGTGTTCGCCAGCAGCGGCGGTGCGGTGACCGCGCTCGAACTGGTCGCGACCCACCCCGGCGACGTCGTCACGCTGGTGGCGCACGAGCCGCCGATCAACGCGGTGCTCCCCGACGCCACGGCCGCCGAGCGCGCCCGGGCCGGCTTCTACGAGGCGTACCAGGCGAAGGGCACCGGCGCGGGCATGGCCGCGTTCATCGCGATGACGTCCTGGCAGGGCGAGTTCACCGATGCGTACTTCGCCCAGCCCGCGCCCGACCCGGCGATGTTCGGCATGTCGACCGACGACGACGGCACCCGCGACGACCCGCTGCTGTCGCAGAGTTCGTGGGCGATCACCGACTACCGGCCCGACGCGGGCCGGCTCACCGCCGCACCGACCCGGATCGTGATCGCGGTCGGCGAGGAGTCGGCGGGGACGTACACCGCCCGTACGGCCCTGGGCACCGCGGCTCTGCTCGGCCAGGAGGCCGTGGTGTTCCCGAGCCACCACGGCGGCTTCCTCGGTGGTGAGTTCGGTTACGCGGGCAAGCCCGAGGAGTTCGCGGCGAGGCTGCGCGAGGTGCTGGACGCCGGCTGA
- a CDS encoding VOC family protein: MTLAARDIRVLLSFYRALGWPELPSSDDGWSAFLLGGVLFALYPLPDLAAEAAPGVSDSAGGWSGVTLACNVDSRAEVDAAFAAAVAAGATVVAEPTDRSWGGRSAYIADPEGNRWEIAWAGTARFDERGALISFG, encoded by the coding sequence GTGACCCTGGCTGCGCGCGACATCCGCGTGCTGCTCTCGTTCTACCGTGCGCTGGGCTGGCCCGAGCTGCCGTCCAGTGACGACGGCTGGTCGGCCTTCCTGCTGGGCGGCGTCCTGTTCGCGCTCTATCCGCTGCCCGACCTGGCGGCCGAGGCGGCGCCCGGCGTGTCCGATTCGGCCGGCGGCTGGTCCGGTGTCACCCTTGCCTGCAACGTCGACAGCCGCGCCGAGGTCGACGCGGCCTTTGCCGCGGCCGTCGCGGCCGGCGCGACGGTGGTGGCCGAGCCGACCGACCGGTCCTGGGGTGGGCGCTCGGCCTACATCGCCGACCCTGAGGGCAACCGCTGGGAGATCGCCTGGGCGGGCACGGCCCGCTTCGACGAGCGCGGCGCCCTCATCTCCTTCGGCTGA
- a CDS encoding MOSC domain-containing protein: MISGRLVQLRRYPVKSLLGERLPAAEVGETGIAGDRALALLDRATGRVASAKQPHRWRTLLTLRAAGATPDRVRITLADGRHLSTSDPDIDAVLSAAAGRPVTLVDAVPAGATLLRSHPDAVLAAGSADEVAADESRLGSAAPGTFFDFAAIHLVTTATLDRIATDLPPGAGTVERYRPNLVLDTVGDAFAENGWVGRELRIGPDLVLAVLAPTPRCAVPTLAHGPLPRETGALRVPARLNRVEPLPGLGPEPCIGAYARVVRAGRVAEGDPVTVG; this comes from the coding sequence ATGATCTCCGGACGGCTGGTGCAGCTGCGGCGGTATCCGGTGAAGTCGTTGCTGGGAGAACGGCTGCCTGCCGCCGAGGTCGGCGAGACCGGCATCGCGGGCGACCGGGCGCTGGCCCTGCTGGACCGGGCCACCGGTCGGGTGGCCAGCGCGAAGCAACCCCACCGCTGGCGCACCCTGCTCACCCTTCGCGCGGCCGGCGCGACACCCGACCGGGTGCGGATCACCCTGGCCGACGGCCGGCACCTGTCGACCTCGGATCCCGACATCGACGCGGTGCTCTCCGCGGCGGCGGGCCGCCCGGTGACGCTGGTCGACGCCGTACCGGCCGGCGCCACGCTGCTGCGGTCCCACCCGGACGCGGTGCTGGCCGCCGGCTCGGCGGACGAGGTCGCGGCGGACGAGAGCCGGCTCGGGTCGGCGGCGCCCGGCACCTTCTTCGACTTCGCTGCGATCCACCTGGTCACCACCGCGACCCTCGACCGCATCGCCACGGACCTGCCACCCGGAGCCGGGACGGTGGAGCGCTACCGGCCCAACCTGGTGCTCGACACGGTCGGGGACGCCTTCGCCGAGAACGGCTGGGTCGGCCGGGAGCTGCGGATCGGCCCGGACCTGGTGCTCGCCGTACTCGCGCCGACGCCGCGCTGCGCGGTGCCGACGCTGGCACACGGCCCGCTGCCCCGGGAGACCGGGGCGCTGCGGGTACCCGCCCGGCTGAACCGGGTCGAGCCGCTACCCGGCCTGGGTCCGGAGCCGTGCATCGGCGCGTACGCCCGGGTGGTCCGTGCCGGCCGGGTGGCGGAGGGCGACCCGGTCACGGTCGGCTGA
- a CDS encoding ATP-binding cassette domain-containing protein gives MSQPAWSVADSHDMIEVRGARENNLASVSVDIPKRRLTVFTGVSGSGKSSLVFGTIAAESQRLINETYSAFLQSFMPNLNRPDVDSLRNLGAAIVVDQERMGVNSRSTVGTATDAYAMLRIVFSRLGQPSVGGAGAFSFNLAEGMCPTCEGLGRVSDLDVNELVDVERSLNDGAITVPNFAVDSWYWQTIVGSGLFDPDVKLQDYTPEQWQDFLYKPATKIKMGSNNRTYEGLAVKVKRLYLAKDRESMQGHIRAFVDRAVTFTTCAACDGTRLNAAALSSRIAGRNIADCSAMQISDLAEFVRAVDDPAVAPLIANLRDLLDSLVEIGLGYLSLDRESATLSGGEAQRVKMVRHLGSSLSDVTYVFDEPTVGLHPHDIARMNDLLLRLRDKGNTVLVVEHKPETIAIADHVVDLGPGAGTDGGRICFTGDVPGLRRSGTLTGRHLDHRVTLRDEVRPPTGQLAIRYADLHNLRDVDVDIPLGVLTVVTGVAGSGKSSLIHGSLRGRAGVVIVDQSPIRGSRRSNPATYSGLLDPIRAAFAKANGVKAALFSANSEGACPACKGIGLIYTDLAMMAGVASVCERCEGRRFTDEVLTYRLRGKNISEVLAMSVTEAHAFFPSGPAHLILGRLVDVGLGYLSLGQPLTTLSGGERQRLKLAIHLAEKTSTYVLDEPTTGLHLADVDQLLALLDRMVDAGNTVIVIEHHQAVMAHADWLIDLGPGAGHDGGRIVFTGTPAELVARGDTLTADQMREYVTEPTMITQG, from the coding sequence ATGTCGCAGCCAGCATGGTCCGTCGCCGACAGCCACGACATGATCGAGGTCCGCGGAGCGCGGGAGAACAACCTCGCCAGCGTCTCGGTCGACATCCCCAAGCGCCGGTTGACCGTCTTCACCGGTGTCTCCGGCTCGGGCAAGTCGTCGCTCGTCTTCGGCACCATCGCCGCCGAGTCCCAGCGCCTGATCAACGAGACCTACAGCGCCTTCCTCCAGTCGTTCATGCCCAACCTCAACCGGCCGGACGTCGACTCGCTGCGCAACCTCGGCGCGGCCATCGTGGTCGACCAGGAGCGGATGGGCGTCAACTCCCGCTCCACCGTGGGCACCGCCACCGACGCGTACGCCATGCTGCGGATCGTCTTCAGCCGGCTCGGCCAACCGTCGGTGGGCGGCGCGGGGGCGTTCAGCTTCAACCTGGCCGAGGGGATGTGCCCGACCTGCGAAGGGCTGGGCCGGGTCTCCGACCTCGACGTGAACGAGCTGGTGGACGTCGAGCGCTCGCTCAACGACGGCGCGATCACGGTGCCCAACTTCGCGGTCGACTCCTGGTACTGGCAGACCATCGTCGGGTCGGGTTTGTTCGACCCGGACGTCAAGCTCCAGGACTACACCCCGGAGCAGTGGCAGGACTTCCTCTACAAGCCGGCCACGAAGATCAAGATGGGCAGCAACAACCGGACGTACGAGGGCCTGGCGGTCAAGGTCAAGCGGCTCTACCTCGCCAAGGACCGCGAGTCGATGCAGGGGCACATCCGGGCCTTCGTCGATCGGGCGGTCACCTTCACCACCTGCGCGGCCTGCGACGGCACCCGGCTCAACGCGGCGGCCCTGTCCTCGCGGATCGCCGGCCGCAACATCGCGGACTGCTCGGCCATGCAGATCAGCGACCTGGCCGAGTTCGTCCGGGCGGTCGACGACCCGGCGGTGGCGCCGCTGATCGCCAACCTGCGGGACCTGCTGGACTCGCTGGTCGAGATCGGGCTGGGCTACCTCAGCCTGGACCGCGAGTCGGCCACCCTCTCCGGCGGTGAGGCGCAGCGGGTGAAGATGGTCCGCCACCTCGGCTCCAGCCTCTCCGACGTCACGTACGTCTTCGACGAGCCGACCGTCGGCCTGCACCCGCACGACATCGCCCGGATGAACGACCTGCTGTTGCGGCTGCGGGACAAGGGCAACACCGTGCTGGTGGTCGAGCACAAGCCGGAGACCATCGCCATCGCCGACCACGTGGTCGACCTCGGGCCGGGCGCCGGCACCGACGGCGGCCGGATCTGCTTCACCGGCGACGTTCCCGGCCTGCGCCGCTCCGGTACGCTCACCGGCCGGCACCTGGACCACCGGGTGACCCTGCGCGACGAGGTACGCCCACCGACCGGGCAGCTCGCCATCCGTTACGCCGACCTGCACAACCTGCGCGACGTGGACGTGGACATCCCGCTCGGGGTGCTCACCGTCGTCACCGGCGTGGCCGGCTCCGGCAAGAGCTCACTGATCCACGGGTCGTTGCGCGGCCGGGCCGGGGTGGTGATCGTGGACCAGTCCCCGATCCGCGGGTCGCGACGCAGCAACCCGGCCACCTACAGCGGGCTGCTCGACCCGATCCGTGCCGCCTTCGCCAAGGCCAACGGGGTCAAGGCGGCGCTGTTCAGCGCCAACTCCGAGGGCGCCTGCCCGGCCTGCAAAGGGATCGGACTGATCTACACGGACCTGGCGATGATGGCCGGCGTCGCGAGCGTCTGCGAGCGGTGCGAGGGCCGGCGGTTCACCGACGAGGTGCTCACGTACAGGCTGCGCGGCAAGAACATCAGCGAGGTGCTAGCCATGTCGGTCACCGAGGCGCACGCGTTCTTTCCCAGCGGGCCGGCGCACCTCATCCTCGGCCGGCTGGTCGACGTCGGGCTGGGCTACCTCAGCCTCGGCCAGCCGCTGACCACCCTCTCCGGCGGAGAGCGGCAACGGCTCAAGCTCGCCATCCACTTGGCGGAGAAGACCAGCACGTACGTGCTCGACGAGCCGACCACCGGCCTGCACCTGGCCGACGTGGACCAACTGCTGGCCCTGCTGGACCGGATGGTCGACGCCGGCAACACGGTGATCGTCATCGAGCACCACCAGGCGGTCATGGCGCACGCGGACTGGCTCATCGACCTGGGACCGGGCGCCGGACACGACGGCGGGCGGATCGTCTTCACCGGCACACCGGCCGAACTGGTCGCCCGGGGCGACACGCTCACCGCCGACCAAATGCGCGAGTACGTCACCGAGCCGACGATGATCACCCAGGGATAG
- a CDS encoding response regulator, whose protein sequence is MRLVLAEDSTLLREGLARLLAEEDHEVVAAVGTADELVEAVERSRPDVVVTDVRMPPTHTDDGLRAALEIRRRWPTTAVLVLSQYVERRYAGRLLADRPEGVGYLLKDRVAQVDDFLDALDRVAAGGTALDPEVVRQVVAGSDRPDPFGRLTPRERDVLHEMAQGHTNAAIAERLHVSQSAVEKHVNAIFDKLDLAHVAGYSRRILAVLRYLGT, encoded by the coding sequence GTGCGGCTAGTCCTCGCCGAAGACTCGACGCTGCTCCGGGAGGGTCTGGCACGCCTGCTCGCCGAGGAGGACCACGAGGTGGTCGCGGCGGTCGGCACCGCCGACGAACTGGTCGAGGCGGTCGAGCGGTCCCGTCCCGACGTGGTCGTCACCGACGTCCGGATGCCGCCCACGCACACCGACGACGGGCTGCGCGCCGCCCTGGAGATCCGCCGGCGCTGGCCCACCACGGCCGTCCTGGTGCTTTCGCAGTACGTGGAGCGACGGTACGCCGGCCGGCTGCTCGCGGACCGCCCCGAGGGGGTCGGCTATCTGCTCAAGGACCGGGTGGCCCAGGTCGACGACTTCCTCGACGCACTGGACCGGGTCGCCGCCGGAGGCACCGCGCTCGACCCGGAGGTGGTCCGTCAGGTGGTGGCCGGCTCCGATCGGCCGGACCCGTTCGGTCGGCTGACCCCGCGCGAACGGGACGTGCTGCACGAGATGGCCCAGGGACACACGAACGCCGCCATCGCCGAGCGGCTGCACGTGTCGCAGAGCGCGGTGGAGAAGCACGTTAACGCCATCTTCGACAAGCTCGACCTCGCCCACGTCGCCGGCTACAGCCGCCGGATCCTCGCCGTGCTCCGCTACCTGGGCACCTGA
- a CDS encoding TetR/AcrR family transcriptional regulator has protein sequence MPKQVAPDASRRSQTARRAILAAAFDLVGEVGYAKLSIEGIAAAAGVGKQTIYRWWPSKGALLFDAFLALTTEGEDGQTGALPDTGDLAADLKLVLRATVVELNDPRYDQPMRALHTEIVHDPALAADYAKRLDEPMRELKKDRLRAAQRAGQLAEDIDLDVAVDMLFGPVLNRWLQRTGPLNSEYADQVVDTALRGLRPREP, from the coding sequence GTGCCCAAGCAGGTTGCCCCCGACGCCAGCCGTCGCAGCCAGACGGCGCGGCGAGCAATCCTCGCCGCCGCCTTCGACCTCGTCGGCGAGGTGGGATACGCGAAACTCAGCATCGAGGGCATAGCCGCCGCCGCTGGCGTCGGGAAACAGACGATCTACCGTTGGTGGCCGTCAAAGGGTGCGCTGCTGTTCGACGCCTTCCTCGCCCTCACCACCGAGGGGGAGGACGGCCAGACCGGCGCCCTGCCCGACACCGGCGACCTGGCAGCCGACCTGAAGCTGGTCCTGCGGGCCACCGTCGTCGAGCTGAACGATCCGCGCTACGACCAACCCATGCGCGCCCTGCACACCGAGATCGTCCACGATCCCGCCCTGGCCGCCGACTATGCGAAGCGGTTGGACGAGCCGATGCGGGAGCTGAAGAAGGACCGCCTGCGCGCCGCCCAACGCGCGGGCCAGCTGGCCGAGGACATCGACCTCGACGTGGCCGTCGACATGCTGTTCGGCCCGGTCCTCAACCGGTGGCTCCAGCGCACCGGGCCTCTGAATTCCGAGTACGCCGACCAGGTGGTCGACACGGCACTGCGTGGTCTCCGGCCGCGCGAGCCGTAG
- a CDS encoding DedA family protein, giving the protein MIRTSHAVLATGTPAAAAEPPQDGMVGYVSDLVERLGGPGAGLAVALENLFPPIPSEVILPLAGFVAAQGRISLIGAIFWTTLGSVLGALALYLIGASLGRDRMRAIVARLPLVKLSDVDRTEAWFLRHGVKAVFFGRMIPIFRSLISIPAGVERMPVSTFLLYTTLGSLIWNTTFVLAGYLLGDNWHLVEGYVGVLQNVVIVACVAAVAWFVGSRVLRARRAPRNPEPAGFDGLDQRGVPDPDGRGTLYRGGSWASDER; this is encoded by the coding sequence ATGATTCGAACGTCCCACGCCGTGCTCGCCACCGGAACCCCCGCCGCTGCGGCCGAACCGCCCCAGGACGGAATGGTCGGCTACGTCAGTGACCTGGTGGAACGACTCGGCGGGCCGGGCGCCGGCCTGGCGGTGGCGCTGGAGAACCTGTTCCCGCCGATCCCCAGCGAGGTGATCCTGCCGCTGGCCGGGTTCGTCGCCGCGCAGGGCCGGATCAGCCTGATCGGTGCGATTTTCTGGACCACGCTGGGCTCGGTGCTGGGCGCGCTGGCGCTCTATCTGATCGGCGCGTCGCTGGGCCGGGACCGGATGCGGGCCATCGTGGCCCGGCTGCCGCTGGTGAAGCTCAGCGACGTGGACCGGACCGAGGCGTGGTTCCTCCGACACGGCGTGAAGGCAGTCTTCTTCGGCCGGATGATTCCGATCTTCCGGAGCCTGATCTCCATCCCGGCCGGGGTGGAGCGGATGCCGGTGAGCACCTTCCTGCTCTACACCACGCTGGGCAGCCTGATCTGGAACACCACGTTCGTGCTCGCCGGCTACCTGCTCGGCGACAACTGGCACCTCGTCGAGGGGTACGTCGGGGTGCTCCAGAACGTGGTGATCGTGGCCTGTGTGGCGGCCGTCGCCTGGTTCGTCGGGTCCCGCGTGTTGCGGGCCCGCCGCGCCCCGCGGAACCCCGAGCCGGCCGGCTTCGACGGCCTCGACCAGCGCGGCGTACCCGACCCGGACGGTCGGGGCACCCTCTACCGTGGCGGCTCGTGGGCCTCGGACGAGCGCTAG